A stretch of the Aegilops tauschii subsp. strangulata cultivar AL8/78 chromosome 4, Aet v6.0, whole genome shotgun sequence genome encodes the following:
- the LOC109753546 gene encoding protein DWARF 53 — translation MPTPVAAARQCLSPTAVTALDAAVVSARRRAHAQTTSLHLISALLAPPAPPLLRDALARARSAAYAPRVQLKALELCFAVSLDRLPSASSSSSASGADNAEPPVSNSLMAAVKRSQANQRRNPDTFHFYHQAATAQAPAAVKVELSQLVLAILDDPLVSRVFGDAGFHSGDIKLAILRPAPPMPMLGRLPTRSRPPPLFLCSFAAADDADVPSPAAGSLAGGTGEENFRRIGEVLARGRNPMLVGVGAASAAADFAALSPYRVLPVGTSSIDQTELGLAAAMASATSGLIISIGDLKELVPDDGELQEMGRRVVAEVTRVLETHRAGRVWVMGWSATYETYLTFLSKFPLLDKDWELQLLPITAVRAGGSPAALIPQATTAAAFSKPASFMDSLIPFGGLVSDTYEANSLTANSCPPALRCQQCNDRYEQEVATIIRGSGITAEDHHQGGLPSLLQNGSMIGANNGFDAVKVRDQMVLNSKISNLQKKWNEYCLRLHQGCHRINSVPYQLFPHYIGVPANGERAENLSKGSESVELQREVIRPSVVSVPHTNATTKSISPPSISNLRNDNLTLELQAGFSKSDEKQSRHETLSYCHDREDHVSPSSAASVATDLVLGTPHESSSKGTNSASCKHVADAEISVPKKVDDLNLKPPQIFAQPFACSKSSTNMGQTSPSAGHSAASGGLSAFGHWQKPSHLGAQGSDLSNYKLLVERLFQVVGRQEEALSAICGSIVRCKSMERRHGPNKKNDMWFSFHGSDCMAKRRVALALAELVHGSKENMIYLDLSLKDWADSSYRGKTGTDYIVDELSKKRRSVIFLDNVDKADCLLQDTLTHASKTGRFRDLRGKEVDINDSIVVLSTRTTRGSKSVSVGVEEGLTFTEDKILAASGHQLKILVESCTAIMSEGHGDKVIFSPGHPLAKIRASLYCGGSVSKRKFNISDDQEKLQGESPSISKRLHRTSSVPFDLNLPIDEDGSSDADDHSGSNDNSYGTPERSMDSLLCLVDESIDFKPFDFDKVADYVLQELSNTLRKVLGSGCTLEIDVGAMEQIVAAAWASEGKRPLQAWLDQVFAGSLGELKVKCGKHASSSTLILVACEDMAAVREDNGFGGLLPSRIILEW, via the exons ATGCCGACGCCGGTGGCCGCGGCGCGGCAGTGCCTCTCGCCGACCGCCGTCACCGCCCTCGACGCGGCCGTCGTctccgcgcgccgccgcgcccACGCGCAGACAACCTCGCTCCACCTCATCTCCGCCCTGCTCGCCCCTCCCGCCCCGCCGCTCCTCCGCGACGCGCTCGCGCGGGCACGCAGCGCCGCCTATGCCCCGCGCGTCCAGCTCAAGGCGCTCGAGCTCTGCTTCGCCGTCTCGCTCGACAGGCTcccctccgcctcctcctcctcctctgcctccggCGCCGACAACGCGGAGCCGCCCGTCTCCAACTCGCTCATGGCGGCCGTCAAGCGCTCGCAGGCCAACCAGCGCCGCAACCCGGACACCTTCCATTTCTACCACCAGGCGGCCACCGCGCAGGCCCCCGCCGCCGTCAAGGTCGAGCTCTCGCAGCTCGTGCTCGCCATCCTCGACGACCCCCTCGTCAGCCGCGTCTTCGGCGACGCGGGCTTCCACAGCGGCGACATCAAGCTCGCCATCCTCCGCCCTGCGCCGCCCATGCCCATGCTCGGCCGCCTCCCCACGcggagccgcccgccgcctcTCTTCCTCTGTAgcttcgccgccgccgacgacgccGACGTGCCTTCGCCAGCCGCAGGGAGCCTCGCCGGCGGCACCGGCGAGGAGAACTTCCGCCGCATCGGCGAGGTTCTCGCCCGAGGCCGCAACCCCATGCTCGTCGGCGTCGGGGCTGCGTCCGCCGCTGCCGACTTCGCCGCCCTCTCGCCGTACCGTGTCCTCCCCGTCGGTACAAGCTCCATCGACCAGACGGAGCTCGGCTTGGCGGCCGCCATGGCCAGCGCCACCTCCGGTCTCATCATAAGCATCGGTGACCTCAAAGAACTGGTCCCCGACGACGGCGAGCTCCAAGAGATGGGGCGCCGGGTGGTGGCGGAGGTGACGCGAGTGCTGGAGACGCACAGAGCTGGCCGTGTCTGGGTGATGGGGTGGTCGGCCACGTACGAGACCTACCTCACCTTCTTGTCCAAGTTCCCCTTGCTCGACAAGGATTGGGAGCTCCAGCTGCTGCCGATCACGGCAGTGCGCGCCGGAGGCAGCCCCGCTGCGCTCATCCCTCAGGCAACCACCGCCGCGGCTTTCTCCAAGCCTGCAAG CTTTATGGATTCGCTCATTCCTTTTGGAGGACTTGTCAGCGATACCTACGAAGCTAACAGCCTCACAGCAAATTCTTGTCCTCCGGCCCTTCGGTGTCAACagtgcaatgatagatatgagcAAGAAGTTGCTACTATCATTAGAGGAAGTGGCATTACAGCTGAAGACCATCACCAAGGAGGTCTACCTTCGCTGCTGCAGAATGGCAGCATGATAGGTGCTAACAATGGATTTGATGCAGTCAAG GTTAGAGATCAGATGGTATTGAATTCAAAAATATCGAATCTACAGAAGAAGTGGAACGAGTACTGCCTGCGGCTCCACCAAGGCTGCCATAGGATCAACAGTGTTCCATACCAGTTATTTCCGCATTATATTGGTGTTCCAGCCAATGGGGAAAGAGCAGAAAATCTGAGCAAAGGTTCTGAATCAGTTGAACTTCAAAGGGAGGTTATTAGACCTTCTGTAGTGTCTGTTCCACATACCAATGCTACCACAAAGAGTATTTCACCCCCATCTATCTCTAACTTAAGGAATGACAACCTTACATTGGAACTTCAAGCTGGGTTTTCAAAGAGTGATGAAAAGCAGTCCCGACATGAAACCCTGTCATACTGTCATGATCGCGAAGATCACGTGTCACCATCATCCGCTGCATCTGTGGCGACTGACTTGGTTTTAGGCACGCCTCATGAATCTTCTTCCAAGGGTACAAATTCTGCCAGCTGCAAACATGTAGCTGATGCAGAGATATCTGTACCCAAGAAAGTTGATGATTTGAATCTGAAACCTCCTCAGATCTTTGCACAACCCTTTGCTTGTTCCAAGAGTTCCACAAATATGGGGCAAACATCACCTAGTGCTGGGCATTCAGCAGCTTCTGGAGGTTTGTCTGCTTTTGGTCATTGGCAGAAACCTTCACACctcggagcacaaggttctgattTGAGTAATTACAAGCTACTTGTGGAACGCCTGTTCCAGGTTGTTGGAAGGCAGGAGGAAGCCTTGAGTGCTATTTGTGGTTCCATTGTGCGGTGCAAGTCAATGGAGAGGCGCCATGGTCCAAACAAGAAGAATGACATGTGGTTTAGCTTTCATGGTTCTGATTGCATGGCCAAACGCAGAGTTGCTTTGGCGCTTGCAGAGCTCGTACATGGCAGCAAAGAGAACATGATTTATCTGGACCTGAGTCTCAAGGATTGGGCCGACTCAAGCTACAGAGGAAAGACTGGCACTGACTATATTGTTGACGAGCTGAGCAAGAAACGGCGATCTGTCATCTTCCTTGATAATGTCGATAAAGCTGACTGCCTTCTCCAGGACACCCTGACTCATGCCAGTAAGACTGGTAGATTCCGAGACTTGCGTGGCAAGGAAGTTGACATTAATGACTCCATTGTTGTGCTGTCAACAAGAACAACCAGAGGCTCCAAAAGTGTGTCTGTTGGAGTGGAAGAGGGTCTTACTTTCACTGAAGATAAGATCCTGGCAGCTAGTGGGCATCAACTGAAGATCCTGGTAGAATCATGTACCGCGATCATGAGTGAAGGCCACGGTGATAAGGTGATATTTTCCCCCGGGCATCCTCTCGCCAAAATTCGTGCATCTTTGTACTGTGGGGGTTCAGTCAGCAAGAGAAAGTTCAACATTTCTGATGACCAAGAAAAGCTGCAGGGGGAATCACCGAGCATTTCCAAGCGACTGCACAGAACATCAAGTGTTCCGTTCGACCTGAACCTCCCCATCGACGAGGATGGTTCGAGCGACGCTGATGACCACAGCGGCAGCAATGACAACTCATATGGCACTCCAGAGAGATCCATGGACAGCCTCTTGTGTTTGGTTGACGAGTCCATCGATTTCAAGCCATTCGACTTTGACAAAGTCGCCGACTACGTGCTGCAGGAGTTGAGCAATACACTCCGCAAAGTTCTGGGCTCCGGCTGCACACTGGAAATTGATGTCGGTGCAATGGAGCAGATAGTTGCAGCGGCATGGGCATCAGAGGGCAAGAGGCCTCTCCAGGCCTGGCTGGATCAGGTGTTCGCTGGAAGCCTAGGGGAACTGAAGGTCAAGTGTGGTAAGCATGCCAGCAGTTCCACTCTTATACTAGTGGCCTGTGAGGACATGGCAGCAGTCAGGGAGGACAATGGTTTTGGAGGTTTGCTCCCCTCCAGAATAATTCTAGAATGGTGA
- the LOC109753536 gene encoding fatty acid desaturase DES3, with protein sequence MGAAARRAPEQEQSCKATEDFDAAKPPPFRIGDVRAAVPAHCWRKSPLRSLSYVARDVAVVAALAGAAWWLNSWAVWPLYWAAQGTMFWALFVLGHDCGHGSFSDSGTLNSVVGHLLHTFILVPYNGWRISHRTHHQNHGHIDKDESWHPITENLYKEMEPSTKKLRFSLPYPLLAFPVYLWYRSPGKNGSHFNPSSDLFSPKERLDVIVSTTCWFTMIALLIAMACVFGLVPVLKLYGVPYAVFVMWLDLVTYLHHHGHQDLPWYRGEEWSYLRGGLTTVDRDYGWINNIHHDIGTHVIHHLFPQIPHYHLVEATKAARPVLGRYYREPEKSGPLPLHLFHVLLRSLRVDHFVSDVGDVVFYQTDPSLNGDNWTKNGKHK encoded by the exons ATGGGCGCCGCGGCGAGGAGGGCGCCCGAGCAGGAGCAAAGCTGCAAGGCCACGGAGGACTTCGACGCCGCCAAGCCGCCGCCCTTCCGCATCGGCGACGTGCGCGCCGCCGTGCCCGCCCACTGCTGGCGCAAGAGCCCACTCCGGTCCCTCTCCTACGTCGCCCGCGACGTCGCCGTCGTGGCCGCGCTGGCCGGGGCCGCATGGTGGCTCAACAGCTGGGCCGTGTGGCCGCTCTACTGGGCAGCGCAGGGCACCATGTTCTGGGCGCTCTTCGTCCTCGGCCACGACTG TGGTCACGGGAGCTTCTCAGACAGCGGGACGCTCAACAGCGTCGTCGGCCACCTGCTGCACACCTTCATCCTTGTCCCATACAACGGATG GAGGATCAGCCACAGGACGCACCATCAGAACCATGGCCACATCGACAAGGACGAGTCATGGCACCCG ATTACCGAGAATTTGTACAAGGAGATGGAGCCAAGCACCAAGAAGCTACGCTTCTCACTGCCATACCCGCTCCTGGCTTTCCCTGTCTACCTC TGGTACAGAAGCCCAGGCAAGAACGGTTCGCATTTCAACCCAAGCAGCGATTTGTTCAGCCCCAAGGAGAGGCTTGACGTGATCGTATCCACCACTTGCTGGTTCACGATGATCGCGCTGCTCATTGCCATGGCGTGTGTGTTTGGGCTGGTGCCTGTGCTCAAGCTCTACGGGGTTCCATATGCT GTGTTTGTGATGTGGCTCGATTTGGTGACGTACCTTCACCACCATGGTCACCAGGACCTCCCTTGGTATCGCGGCGAG GAATGGAGCTACCTCCGTGGTGGCCTGACGACCGTGGACCGGGACTATGGATGGATCAACAACATCCACCATGACATTGGCACTCATGTCATCCACCACCTCTTCCCTCAAATACCTCACTACCACCTAGTAGAAGCA ACCAAGGCAGCAAGGCCAGTACTGGGAAGATATTACCGCGAGCCAGAGAAGTCAGGTCCACTGCCACTTCacctcttccatgtcctcctcaGGAGCTTGAGAGTCGATCACTTCGTGAGCGATGTTGGAGATGTTGTCTTCTACCAAACTGACCCAAGCTTGAATGGCGATAACTGGACGAAAAATGGCAAGCACAAGTGA